A genomic region of Miscanthus floridulus cultivar M001 chromosome 3, ASM1932011v1, whole genome shotgun sequence contains the following coding sequences:
- the LOC136542971 gene encoding low molecular mass early light-inducible protein HV60, chloroplastic-like: protein MVLESSATFRRREPATSPLPSCARGGLAIHVDAWRRHPPSSRACTSTSPLLSPACASITHNLRDALAFSGPAPERINGRLAMVGFVSALAVEAYRGGGLLSQAGSGSGLAWFAATAAVLSVASLVPLLRGDSAEARSGAVTSADAELGRFAMLGLVALAFTEYLTGAPFINA, encoded by the coding sequence ATGGTTTTGGAATCTTCTGCCACTTTTCGGCGACGGGAGCCGGCCACCTCGCCCTTGCCAAGCTGCGCGCGCGGTGGCCTGGCCATCCACGTCGATGCATGGCGACGCCATCCACCCAGTTCGCGCGCATGTACCAGTACTAGCCCTCTACTCTCGCCTGCATGCGCCTCAATCACCCACAACCTACGGGACGCGCTGGCGTTCAGCGGGCCGGCTCCCGAGCGCATCAACGGTCGGCTCGCCATGGTGGGCTTCGTGTCCGCGCTCGCAGTCGAGGCGTACCGCGGCGGGGGCCTCCTCTCGCAGGCCGGCAGCGGCTCCGGGCTGGCCTGGTTCGCGGCCACGGCCGCCGTGCTGTCCGTGGCGTCGCTGGTGCCACTGCTCAGGGGGGACAGCGCCGAGGCCAGGAGCGGCGCCGTCACGAGCGCCGACGCCGAGCTCGGCCGCTTCGCCATGCTCGGCCTCGTCGCGCTCGCCTTCACTGAGTACCTCACCGGCGCCCCGTTCATCAACGCCTAG